The Pontibacter korlensis sequence TGTATTCAAAGCTGTAAAATTTTCAACAAACAATAATTAGTTAGCTAGGCATATAAACCTGCTTTTTGAAGAATGTTCTGAGCCGGAACTTTGTTACATTTACCTAGAAAGCAGATATTATACTTATGCGAACTTTCATACTAGTAATATTGGCGGCTATACTTTTTAGCTGCACCACCACGCAGCCTCAGGGCCCTGTGCAAGTACACTCTATGTCTCCGGATGAGTTTAAGGAGCAAAGAATGAGTAACAAAACAGTATTGCTTGATGTGCGTACGCCTGGAGAATTTGCTAGTGGGCACCTGGATGGTGCGATAATTTCAGACTTTCGGGGTGGTGAGTTTGCCAAAGACATGGCCAACTGGGATAAAGACAAAGTATACTACCTGTACTGTG is a genomic window containing:
- a CDS encoding rhodanese-like domain-containing protein, translating into MRTFILVILAAILFSCTTTQPQGPVQVHSMSPDEFKEQRMSNKTVLLDVRTPGEFASGHLDGAIISDFRGGEFAKDMANWDKDKVYYLYCASGNRSGQAAELMKQAGFKHIYNLGAYKELKEAGLPTETGNIDNQ